DNA from Palaemon carinicauda isolate YSFRI2023 chromosome 26, ASM3689809v2, whole genome shotgun sequence:
attacgatctagagagagagagagagagagagagagagagagagagagagatgatcacaaTCAGGATCTAGATATACACGATAAAGATAAACGTTAAAATGGGGATAAAAATGATTGATGTAGGATGTATAAGGAAATGACGAAGGAAAATGTTAGCCCTGGTAGGATACGAAGGATTTGATACTAAGTAATAAACGATGGTGAAGGAAACGGCAGAAAATCTAAGCGATCAATCATCGATGTCATGAACGTACCAATTTTTTCTCTAGACAGCTGAGATCATTTATAGTAATAACACCTGATTTTGCGTCTCCGTGATAGCTGGGGAAGTGGGCAGTCAGTAGCAGAAGAAATGGAatatgctcttattattattattattattattattattattgttgttgttgttgttgtttctttgttgttgctgttgttgttgatgttgatgttattattactattgtcgttgttaatattattattattattattattattattattattattattattattattgttgttgttttttgttgttgctgttgttgttgttcttgatgttgatgttattattactattgtcgttgctattattattattattattattattattattattattattattattattattacttgctaagctacaaccctagttggaaaagcaagatactctaagccccaagggttcaaacagggaaaaatagcccagtgaggaaaaagaaataaggatataaataaaatgcaagagaagtagttaacaattcaaacagaatattttaatttttttgcaagATTCTCTTACGAAAAACGAAATAGGTATTATAAAAAGCAAAGTAAATATATAGTTCTTTAGTAGCAGAAGCAGCACTGATAGTATTTAATAGAAATGTAATAGTCTATTGTTTTATTGGAAGGTTATTTCCATAGAAGATTTTAATACGAAAACAGGGAATTTTTCCTATACAATTAAGAGCAAATgttctggctatgtatatatatatatatatatatatatatagcgttcctTTATACATATTACCAGCTGTTTTATATGCGAATCTATTGTATCTTAATAAGCAAATACATAAAGAAACTCTGATGAAATAGTCATTTCATGAAAGACTTACGTACGAATTGAAATGAAAAAATcatttaaatcaatattattattaaaattatacaaattgttattattattaaaattataagaattatcattatcaaaattatagaaaatattgatattaacattagtAAAAtcatattactgttgaattgtataaaacatttattgatattaaatttattgtatgccaaattattatgaattatacaaactattaatattaatattagtagaaTAATTTTGCcgttaaaatgtgtaaaataattattgatatcaaaattattgtatgccaagttattataaattatacaaactattaatattaatattagtcgaATAATTTTGCTGttaaaatttattgaataattattaatatcaaaactatcatatgttaaattaatatttcttccttatttttttgtttcttggaCCTGAATAACAGTATCTTTTATCTTCTATCAGTATCTTATCTGTGTTTTGTCTCTCTTTTGTCCTAAACTCTAATTTTTCCTTCCCTTTCGTCAAACCCTTTTCCCCTTTTCCCTTTATTTCCCTTTATCTTCCCTCTATCATTTCCCCTCATCAATGTTGACAGCTTGAGGGTAGCAAATGTTCTGCCAATGACTCTCTCAAACTGTGCTCCTGAACGCAGCCTGTGACTTGGTTATTTCTCTATCAAACTATGCTCCTAAACACGGCCTGGGGCTTGGTTATTTTCTCTATCAAACTATGCTCCTGAACGCCGGCCTGGGGCTTGGTTATTTCTCTATCAAACCATGTTCCTGAACCCAACCTGGGGTTTGTTTATGTCTCTATCAAACTATGCTTTTGAACGAGGGCCTGGgaggttttttttactttactaTCAAACTATGGTCCTGAACGCGGCCTGGCGGTTGCTGTCTACCAAATTATGCCTCTGAACGCAACCTGGGGTTTGTTTATGTCTCTATCAAACTATGCTTCTGAACGAGGCCTGGgaggttttttttactttactaTCAAACTACGGCCCCTGAACGCGGCCTGGCGCTTGTCTGTCTATCAAATTATGCCTCTGAACGCAACCTGGTGTTTGTTTATGTCTCTTATCAAACTATGCTTCTGAACGAGGCCTGGGAGGTTTTTTTACTTTACTATCAAACTATGCTCCTGAACGCAGCCTGGGGCTTTTTTGTGTCTCAAATCATGCTTCTGAACGCAACCTGGGGTTTTGTTTATGTCTCTATCAAACTATGCTTCTGAACGAGGTCTgggaaggtttttttttactttgctatcAAACTATGCTCCTGAACGCGGCCTGGGGCTTGGTTATTTCTCTATCAAACTATGCTCCTGAACGCGGCCTGGGGCTTGGTTATTTCTCTATCAAACTATGCTCCTGAACGTAACCTTTGGGCTTGTTTATGTCTCTATCAACCTAAGCTCCTGAACACGGCCTGAGGCTTGTGTGTGTCCTCATCTAGTTGTGCTTGTGAACACAGCCGTTTTAAAGATTTCCCAAACTTTGTAAACGAGATCCACTGGATTACGCGTGCAACCAAGTGTGCATGTAAACTTTACATaggggttgcggtggcctattagaaacgtccctgcctattgccagaatgtggttcgagttccgcttaagttcgatagtttcttgtagtgtttaacTTCAGccttccttgtgagccaaggattggggtttgggggagcctataggtctacctgctagtcatcagcaaccattgcctggtcctctctggtccaagctttgaatggagaggggggctgaggcgctgatatgtatatatggtcagtctctacgatattgtcctgctaactaggacaATGtacctgccccttgcctctgccattcatgagagtcctttaaacctttaaaccatgaacCAATCAGATGTAATCTAGATTCATTCAATCATAGCAAACGCTTCCGAAGAGTTTGTGTTCATATCCAGCAGTACTTTTGAACGTGGCCGAAGAAGTTTATTTGTCTTCATACAAAGGTTTGTTCGTTCGTTTCGTTAGTTTTAGAGGTTTTTAGAGCGAACTTGCACAAAAATAGGCAAGCCATGGGATCTTGCACTAAGGGACATCCAAAGAAAATAGGGCAAGCCACGGGCTCTCTCACCCAGGGACATACAAAGAAAATAGGCAAGCAAAAGGGTCTTTCACTAAGggacataaaaagaaaataggCAAGTCTGAGACTCTTTCACTAAGGGACATACAAAGAAAATAGGCAAGTCTGGGGCTCTTTCACTAAGGGGACATCACCAAAGAAAATAGACAACTCTGGGCTCTTTCACCAAGGGACACCCAAAGAAAATAGGCCAGCCCCGGCTCTCGCACTAAGGGACATCCAAAGGAGATAGGCAAACCACTGGCTCTTTCACCAAGGGACATCCAAAGAAAATAGGCAAGCCACGGGATCTTTCACTAAgggacataaaaggaaaataggcaagccacgggctcttgcactaagggACATACAAAGAATAATAGCGCAAGCCACTGGCTCTTTCACTGGGGAACATCCAAAGAAAATAGGCAAGCCCACGGGCTCTTTTTACTAAAGGACATCCAAAGAAAATAGGCAAACCACTGGCTCTTTCACTAAGGGGCATCCAAAGAAAATAGGCAAGCCACGGATCTTTCACTAAGGGACATCCAAAGAAAATAGGCAAGCAAAAGGATCTTTCACTAAGggacataaaaagaaaataggCGAGGCACTGGCTCTTTCACTGGGGGACATCCAAAGAAAATAGGCAAGCAAAAGGAATCTTTCACTAAGGGACATCCAAAGAAAATAGGTAAGCCACGGGCTCTTTCACTAAGGGACATCCAAAGAAAATAGGCAAACCACTGGCTCTTTCACTAAGGGGCATCCAAAGAAAATAGGCAAACCACTGGCTCTCTCACTAAGGGACATCCAAAGAAAATAGGCAAGCCACGTGCTCTTGCACTAAGGGACATAAAAGGGTGTTGTTTTTAAACTCGGCTTCAGACCAAGAATGAAGCTAACGCCTACATCCAATTGCGTCCATGAACGAGGTCAAATAAGCAAGCAATGATTCAGGGTTCTTCAATGGCTCGAGACGGGCCCATCATCAAGCCGTTACACATCCATTAGCGCATGCGCAAATTAACAGCAAATTATACGCTGCTTAATTAAATGACCGCTAGCCTACCTTGCAATTTAGGGGAATGCCAAGCCATACATTACAACATAATGAACAGTTTAATTGTTATGTTCCAAGCACACATACTGAGGCCGTTCTTTTTTACTCCCCCTAGAGCTCCTCTGCTCTCTGCTGACAagggactgctctctctctctctctctctctatctctctctcctctctctctctcatgaaggatTACCAAGGTATTTTCTGGACTCTTTACTACATGCAGTTTCAAAACGACAGGggactgctctctctctcctctctctctctctctctcgctctctctctctctctctcatacggattggaaaatcaatttaaaagggtttgtaaatattattcttttcattaatgctatctctctctctctctctcgactctctctctctctctctcatacagatagGAAAATCAATTTAACAAggtttgttaatattatttttttcactaacgctctctctctctctctctctctctctctctctctctctctctctttaagcgcACTATATAGCTGACATGGCCCAGCCATATATCATGTTTCCGTTCCGAGGCTCGCTCGCTAGTCCACATCATCATGCCAATTGCGGGGTAGACTCGTTAATTAACCCTTGGGAAGATTGTCCGTAATCACACGAGAGATGAATAACTTTATCTGTTGACGGTGGCAGAAGGTTTGATTAAATGAATTCGAGTTATAACTCAGGACCGGAGGGGAGGCGAACTGTGTATATTTCAAATCTTAGAGGtgaatatatatgacatatcaaagGGCAGGATTATTCGATATACGAGCTGAGTGAAATTAGGTAGAATTATATACATTTTGGGTTGTTAATTTCATagggttattttctttttattgaaattatagatTTGATGAGGTTGTTAGAGAATTTGAAATTGTTAGTTTTCTATGCGAGAAGGGAATTTAGAAGTGATGATATTTTGAATTCGAAATGATAGGTGGGGAATTTTGCGTCATATGgcacacggggagagagagagagagagagagagagagagagagagagagagagagatttgtgtgatGTGTGTTTGAATATCATCTCGAAAAATATTAATTCGTCTTATTGCTTATGTTTACAGGAAGTCCGAATCTAGAAggaaaatgttgataataatactaatgaaaataatataataataataatataataatataataatgataataatgataataataataataataataataataataataataataataataataataataataataataataataataataataataatgataataataataagaagaagaataacaataataatggaaattttatataataataataataataataataataataataataataataataataataataataataataataataataatattcatcgtAGGAGACAGTGATGGAAAAAACACTTTGATTTCTCTTATTCAGAGAAAAATAGTTTGCAAATGTAGTTAATTTAatgtttgcataaatatatattatctatccaACAAAAACTGAGCAAATGGCTAGAACAACTTCTGAAATTATattatagtatttattattattattattatatttattattatgattattattatttattattattattattattattatattattattattataaatatctatatgttaaTTTTTTCACTAGCACTCATGATTTTTATTCATTCAGATAAGCCAAAAATGCCTCTTAATATCAGATATCACATTGCCTCaaggtaaattaattttttttaaaaaaagcttTTTTTTGTCGACTAAAGATTCAAACTGAGGGGAATCGGAGGCATAGCAAATTCGACTTTAAAAaaagtactgtttatatatactgtatatatatatatatatatatactatatatatatcggCAATTGATTTATTCCATGGAGAGCAAAGTTTCAATGTGAATAATAGTAAGCTGGCAGagttatcatatacatgtatgttacttagctttcggaaaatctatttccatcatcagagcctaaaataatAGATTCAGTATTTAAGTATAAGTTAAAACTGTTCGATAAATATTATGGAATAGTTTTCAAACAGTTTTAACCCATACCTATATAAGGTATCTATTTTTTTTAGCCTCTGATGAAGGAAATAGATTCTctgaaattttattaataaatatatatatatcataactctggtattattattcatatgtatatatatatatatatatatacatgtatatatatatatatatatatgtgtgtatatatatacatatatatacggtatatatattatatatatatacgttatatactatatatatatacatctatatatatatatatatatatataaatttatatatacgtatatatatatatatatatatctatatatatatatatatatacgcgtgtgtatgtatatatgtatatatatatacatgtatatatatacatatatatatatatatatatataaatataaatataaataatatatatatatatatatatatatatgcgggtataGTCTGGCAGAGAAAGGCCATAGCCTATATAGACAGGTGTGGaaggacatttctctctctctctctctctctctctctctctctcactccgtatatatatatatatatatatatatatagtagtctacataaggaaaattgaaagttgtgtatatgtagaaatgctcaacagtttcatccgccaatggacctcttcttggagcgtttattatacaaagaaatattacacacgtttgtacatacaggaaaggcttcaaatcataaaaaaaaaaaaaaaaaaaaaaaaaaaataaaatatttatacgaTTACTACCCAACATGGctaaagtcacttaacatggggataaaactattaaaagttgaaattacaaaattaacatgaaaacaagtattggaatgtttgacaagcacccaagtaataaaacaagccaaaaaagaaagaactattgaaaaaaattttcaagtttgtattgacactttatactgtgtaaagtgtcaatacaaacttgaaaatgtttttcaatagttctttcttttttggcttgttttttttacttgggtgcttgtcaaacattccattacttgttttcatgttaatttgtaatttcaacttttactagtttttatcctccatgttaagtgactttagcctgttgggtagtaatcgtataaatatataatatatatatatatatatatatatatatatatatttttatgatttgaagcctttcctgtatgaaCAAACGtggtgtaatatttctttgtataataaacgctccaagaagaggtccattggcggacgaaactacatatatatacaactttcaattttccttatgtagactactatatattgacttatcttcgtgctgaggaagatttacatctgtaatataatatatatatatatatatatatatatatacagcctacaAGGCTACACTGAAAAAAAAACGTGGTTTTTATAAATGAGATTCTTGGCCTTTGACTTAACCTGCTACAACTTAACATTCTTATTCAATGACTCGTCCGTTGATAACATAAGGATTAAGTTAATGAATAAGGATGGGATTAAATAACAGCGTTTGCCATACCGAGGGTTAACATATATCACGATGGGAGGAGCTATATCATATTTCCATTCGGTGATCAATAACTGTTTCCAGATGTCGATAATTACTCATTTGttacttgttgctgttgttgtgtgtTTTCCACTTATGTTACtaagattttattgattattatctattatatatatatatatataatattatataatatatatatatatatatatatacacacaacatatatatatacatacacacacacacacatatatatatatacacacacacacacacatatatatatatatatatatattgcttatgaatatagatacatatgtttaaaacataacatatatagtatatgtatatatatatatatatatatacatactatatataatatacgcacacacagacacacacacacacacacatatatatatatatatatatatataaattatatatatatatatatatatatgtataatatatatatatatatatatcattatatatatatatatatatatatatacatttatatatacatatatatactattatatatatatatacatgtatataatatatataatagtatatacatgtatatatatatatatataatatgtgtgtgtgtgtgtttgtgtttatgcgtctgcatatgtatgcatatatgtaaatatactatatatatatatatatatatataatcacttttaCATATATccttacaaatgcatatatattactctatacataagcgtgtatgtgtatatacaatatattcaaatccaaacctataataatatatacagttatTTCATTCATTATAAACGTATTGTCAATTCTGAAACCTAGCACTAAGGCAGAAATGAACAGAATTATCTCACTACTCTCTGCCGGATGATGGCATTGAAAGGGAAGCTCAAATGTAATTGTGAAGTAATATAATTGCGGTTAAAATTGATTACATTAATGGTCAGTTAATTCCCCGACGGTGGCAACTGAGCCATATCGGTGTTGCCATATGAGGAGCCTGCTGAAAGGCATTTGATGTTTGGCGCTGAAACAGACATGACATAGTTATTTCCAGTTTAAATGTAGTTATGGCTAATTGTACTGTCCTTAACAGTAAACTGTTTTGTTCTGTGGTAttgcactagtgtgtgtgtgtgtgtgtgtgtgtgtgtgtgtgagagagagatgtCTTGAACATGTGTTATCTACATCCATCTTTTGTAACGCCTGGCAAGCATTCCAGCCTTGTTTAATAATCCAGTGTTAGAATAAACATGCTTCCCCAAGCCTTCGATGCTTGTGGACGGGGGGAAACTTAAGCCGACGCCATGGTGAATCTGACACAGCCAATTGGATATAAGAGACCCCACCAGCTTTCTCATAATTCGCTGCCTGTTATAACAATAGCAGGACTGTTTGTATTCCATTACGAAGCTCCGCCCCTTCGAGGGTGCGGCTTCCATTTAGGCCACACCCCTTTTATTTGTTCTGACATCTGCCGCGAGAGGACGTTAGTTGGcgagaattttttgttttttgtgccAGACGTTAAGATTGTTCCCTCTCTCGCCTTATTTACTGCTCTTGAAGATTTCATTACGTCGGGAATCGGTTCCAATAAGTAGAAATAATAATCAGAGAGATATTAACAGTGATACCATTTCGATTTATTACCATTATATTTGGTGTAATGTCGAGATAACGTATTCATTAAATTGGGGTGGGCGGGATCACTCAAAAGTTAACATCGCCAGAGCCAATGAGTGTTTAGATTTGTACCTGGGGTCAGACGGAGTAACCAATGAGGGCTCAGTCCCCCAGCATGGCGACTCGGTGCGACACGAGACGCCTCGTGTTGATGATCATGTAGTCAACATCGTGTACAAGTGTCAACATTGCTATCTGGGCCTTCCTGTTTGGCCCCTTCTAACGCGTTGATGGGAACTTCTGGGACCAGCAAACCGTGTGATCGAGGGGCCTCTCGGTGTTACTGTTACATGTGGACCAGAAAAGAGGGCCAGGCGTGTGTTGCTTGAGGAGAAAAGAGGACTAAgagagaagaagaagcagcagggaAGTGGTGTTTGAATAGGTGGTCTCTGAAAGGTAgctagtgaaataaaaaaataaaaaaggcgtTCCAGTAAGTGATGACGATGTGCAGCTGCTGCTGCTCTGCTCCTGGCGCCGTGTGGTACCTCGCAATGGTCATGATTCCTACGCCGTCAGCCGTTCTCCCACACGCCCTCCCCGCCCCAAGCTGGGCTTCTCCATAGACAGCATCGTCGGGCGGGGGCAGTGTCGACTCCCGTGGGTCTCCGCCGCCTTCTCCAGGCTCCCCGAGGGGCAGCCCTAGAACGAAGAGCCCGATCGAATCCGTGCAAGATTTACAAAAGACCCACGTCCGCGTCCCGGAGCCAATCCATCCTTTCGTGCCTACGTCCTTACCTGTGTCTGTGCCTACGTCGTTAGCGCACCACCCCTCTCTCGGCGCCTCATCTACACTCGATTCCAGGCCTTCATGTGCCCCACGCCCTCAACCTCGCTCGGCGCTGCTGCCGCCAGGAGGCGCCCATGGATTGCCGTCGGCCGTGCCCCCTGTCCTACTGGGGCAGATGTCCCACCTGGGGACGCCGTTACCGCCGGCACCTGGACCCAGAGAATTCCCGCTGTACCCGTGGCTTCTGTCCAGGCATGGAAGACTCTTTGCTCCTAGATTTCCAGGTGAGGTTTGAAAGTTTTCCAGATTTCTAGGCGAGGTTTAATATTTAACAGTTAGTAAATGATCTCCTTCGGAGAGAAGTAGGTTTCTGTCAAGAACTTTCAATTAGGAATGATTGGTAATTATGTAGTAGTTACTGGTAATTATCTGGAAATTGTTGTTAGTTATCATAACACCAAAACTATACATTGAAAATTCAAGTTGTTAACAGAAATTCAGTTTTAGTACAAACTGCATAAATAAAAATCAGCAAGTAAATTTCCAGGGGGAGGTTTTAAAATTTTCCAATCAGCAAGAATTGAGAAATATATTTCTGTCAAGAACTTTAAATTATGGTTGATGGATTGACAATTATTGGTAATTATGTGTAGTTATAGTTAATTGTCATAACACCAGCACTACATTGAACAATGTTGTTGAAAGAAAGTCAGTTTAATATAAAactgtataaataaaaataagcgTTTAGATTACCAGTGTAGTCTTAAAATTTTCCAATCTGCACATGTTTTCCTTCATAGAAGTATATGTCTGTCAAGAATTTAAAATTATGAAAGATTATTAACTATCTGGTAATTATAGTTAGTTATTGttaatcataaaaatttaaaaatcattaatGATTGATTGGTAGTTATTTGGTTTATAACACCAGAACTACATCGAAAATTCAGTCGTTGACAGAAATTCAGTTTTAATACAAACTGGATAAACTAAAAATCAGCGAGCGGTTGTGATGTTGATAGGCCCGGCTCAGGCCAAACCCCCAAACAACAAACAATGATCTTTCAAATCCAGGGATCTTTCGATTTTGGCTCTCCCACACGCGTTACCCCCCTCCCCTCCAccatttccacccccccccccccttcccatacCCCAGTGGGAGCTCCCCCAACCTAGGCCAAGCCCCCAGCACTACCCCATACCCCAAGCCCCCAGCACTACCCCATACTTTTCCCCATCTGTCCTGGCGGGGTCCTGCATCTGCCTGTATCTGAAATGGGAAGTGTGGAAATTAAATTCAAAAGCTTCATTTCACTCCATATTATGTGAAGGTTGAGGTAAAACAAAGGTTAATTCAAAACTGTAGCTTTtgattgaattatatttttatcaGGAACTTAATAAAAATGCTATGCGATGGTTAAGGTAAAAACAAAGGTTAAATCAAAATTGTAGCTTTTGATTGAATTATATTTTCATCAGGAACTTAATAAAAATGCTATGTGATGGTTAAGGTAAAACAAAGGTTAATTCAAAACTGTAGCTtttaattgaattatatttttatcaGGAACTTAATAAAAATGCTATGCGATTGTTAAGGTAAAACAAAGGTTAATTCAAAACGGAGCTTTtgattaaatcatattttttatcaGGAACTTAATAAAAATACTATGTGATAGTTAAAACAAGGAATAATTCAAAACTAGGTTTTGATTAAATTCTATTGTTATCAGTAagtcaataaaaaataatatttttttggatAAAGCAAAGGTTCCAGTCGCAAACGTTTATGTGAATATATTCCTGTTGACtaattttccttttcctcactgggctgtttttccctgttggagcctttggccttatagcatcttgctttttccaactaggtttgtaacttagctagtaataatagtagctGATTTCTATGGACTGTTGTAAGCTCCCAGCCTCTGATCTCTGAGATGGGGT
Protein-coding regions in this window:
- the LOC137620172 gene encoding LOW QUALITY PROTEIN: homeobox protein EMX2-like (The sequence of the model RefSeq protein was modified relative to this genomic sequence to represent the inferred CDS: inserted 1 base in 1 codon; deleted 4 bases in 3 codons), giving the protein MTMCSCCCSAPGAVWYLAMVMIPTPSAVLPHXPPRPKLGFSIDSIVGRGSVDSRGSPPPSPGSPRGSPRTKSPIESVQDLQKTHVRVPEPIHPFVPTSLPVSVPTSLAHHPSSAPHLHSIPGLHVPHALNLAALLPPGGAHGLPSAVPPVLLGQMSHLGTPLPPAPGPREFPLYPWLLSRHGRLFAPRFPGPDFPSFLLPFRKPKRIRTAFSPSQLLKLEQAFEKNQYVVGAERKQLAQTLNLSETQVKVWFQNRRTKHKRFQQEEQQSGTGHKKDDSKDGRDGIKNDSSKADEKDDLSMIEYDEDDVLSDDECDPQGPEGVAQS